From Brassica napus cultivar Da-Ae unplaced genomic scaffold, Da-Ae ScsIHWf_814;HRSCAF=1164, whole genome shotgun sequence, one genomic window encodes:
- the LOC106366245 gene encoding magnesium transporter MRS2-2 — protein MAHNSVNMVATKTKPQSSRSWVSIVATGESEALDVDKYAIMHRVQIHARDLRILDPNLSYPSTILGRERAIVLNLEHIKAIITSEEVLLRDPSDEHVIPVVKELERRLPVGNEEHHGQGDGKESSNAHNDADAGEEDESPFEFRALEVFLEAICSFLAARTTELETAAYPALDELTSKISSRNLDRVRKLKSAMTRLTARVQKVRDELEQLLDDDDDMADLYLSRKLFSASSASTSPNYYLTSPTIGSKISRASRASLATVRGDENDVEELEMLLEAYFMQIDSTLNRLTTLREYIDDTEDYINIQLDNHRNQLIQLELVLSSGTVCSSFYSLVAGIFGMNIPYTWNNDHGYMFKYVVIGTGMCCVILFVFIMSHARYKGLVGS, from the exons ATGGCGCATAATAGCGTTAACATGGTAGCGACCAAGACGAAGCCTCAATCGTCGCGGAGTTGGGTTAGTATAGTCGCGACGGGAGAGAGTGAGGCGCTTGATGTTGATAAGTATGCTATCATGCACCGCGTCCAGATCCACGCTCGTGATCTTCGGATTCTTGACCCGAATTTATCTTACCCGTCTACTATTCTTGGCCGTGAGAGAGCCATTGTGCTCAATTTGGAG CATATCAAGGCGATTATCACTTCCGAAGAG GTTTTGCTTAGGGATCCATCGGATGAACATGTTATTCCAGTTgtgaaggagctcgaaagacgcTTACCTGTTGGTAACGAAGAACACCATGGTCAAGGAGATGGGAAAGAAAGCTCAAATGCACATAATGACGCTGATGCTGGTGAAGAAGATG AATCCCCATTTGAGTTTCGGGCGCTTGAAGTTTTCTTGGAAGCAATCTGCAGCTTCTTAGCTGCAAGAACAACAGAGTTGGAAACAGCTGCTTATCCTGCTTTGGATGAACTTACCTCAAAG ATTAGTAGCCGTAACTTGGATAGAGTTCGGAAGCTGAAGAGTGCAATGACTCGGTTAACAGCTCGAGTTCAAAAGGTAAGAGATGAGCTGGAACAGTTGCTGGACGATGATGATGACATGGCAGATCTTTACCTTTCGAGGAAACTCTTCAGCGCTTCCTCAGCGTCCACTAGTCCAAATTACTATCTCACTTCCCCAACAATAGGCTCCAAGATCTCGAGAGCGAGCAGAGCGAGTCTAGCCACAGTTCGTGGGGATGAAAACGATGTTGAAGAGCTTGAGATGTTGCTCGAGGCATACTTCATGCAAATCGACAGCACTTTGAACAGATTAACAACA CTACGTGAGTATATCGATGACACAGAGGATTACATCAACATCCAGCTAGACAATCATCGTAATCAGCTGATTCAG CTGGAGCTTGTGTTGAGTTCTGGAACCGTTTGCTCATCGTTTTACTCTCTGGTCGCTGGAATATTCGGGATGAACATTCCATACACATGGAACAATGACCATGGATACATGTTCAAATAT GTTGTGATTGGTACGGGGATGTGTTGTGTAATCTTGTTCGTGTTCATTATGTCGCATGCTCGGTACAAAGGGCTTGTGGGAAGTTAA